A single genomic interval of Granulicella tundricola MP5ACTX9 harbors:
- a CDS encoding aminopeptidase: protein MSVAASLTPQHTMTFDFAALSFAEKLDRFARLAVHVGLNLQPGQELLITASTEMIPFVRLITEHAYKAGALLVTTTYGDDQAILSRYKYANDASFDYAPVWMAEGIATAFRSGAARLALSGADPTLLSAQDPAKVSRANIAGSKANKPAMEMITRHAINWSICAAATSAWSRLVFPGIPEEEAMLKLWDAIFYASRATSEDPVAAWKAHSANIHQRVAYLNEKRYHSLRFHSADGKTDLTVGLADDHLWAGGGGESGNGVFCNANIPTEECFTTPHKDRIDGVVHASKPLSHQGTLIENIMCRFEKGRIVEATASAGEDALNRLISTDEGARSLGEVALVPHSSPIAQSGILFYNTLFDENAASHIALGQAYATCLIEGEHMDETTLAAKGANHSLIHVDWMIGSAQMDVDGIAHDGTSEPLMRQGEWV, encoded by the coding sequence ATGTCCGTTGCCGCGTCTCTGACACCTCAGCACACTATGACCTTCGACTTCGCCGCCCTCTCCTTTGCAGAAAAGCTGGACCGTTTCGCACGCCTCGCCGTCCACGTTGGCTTGAATCTTCAGCCCGGCCAGGAGCTGCTCATCACCGCTTCCACGGAGATGATCCCCTTCGTCCGCCTCATCACAGAGCACGCTTACAAAGCCGGAGCCCTGCTGGTTACGACGACGTACGGCGACGACCAGGCCATCCTCAGCCGCTACAAGTACGCCAACGACGCCTCATTCGACTACGCCCCGGTCTGGATGGCGGAAGGCATCGCCACCGCCTTCCGCAGCGGCGCGGCCCGCCTCGCACTGTCCGGTGCCGACCCCACCCTGCTCTCCGCACAGGACCCAGCCAAGGTCTCCCGCGCCAACATCGCCGGCTCCAAGGCCAACAAGCCCGCGATGGAGATGATCACGCGCCACGCCATCAACTGGAGCATCTGCGCGGCGGCAACCTCGGCCTGGTCCCGCCTCGTCTTCCCGGGAATCCCGGAAGAAGAAGCGATGCTCAAACTCTGGGACGCCATCTTCTACGCCTCGCGTGCCACATCTGAAGATCCAGTCGCCGCCTGGAAGGCCCACAGCGCCAATATCCATCAGCGCGTCGCTTACCTGAACGAGAAGCGCTACCACTCCCTCCGCTTCCACTCCGCGGATGGCAAGACAGACCTCACCGTAGGCCTCGCGGACGATCACCTCTGGGCCGGCGGCGGTGGCGAGTCCGGTAACGGCGTCTTCTGTAACGCCAACATCCCCACCGAAGAGTGCTTCACCACCCCGCACAAGGACCGCATCGATGGCGTCGTCCACGCCTCCAAGCCCCTCTCGCACCAGGGGACGCTGATTGAAAACATCATGTGCCGCTTTGAGAAGGGCCGCATCGTCGAAGCCACCGCCTCCGCTGGAGAAGACGCCCTCAACCGCCTCATCTCCACGGACGAAGGTGCTCGCTCGCTCGGCGAGGTCGCGCTCGTCCCACACTCCTCGCCCATCGCCCAGAGCGGCATCCTCTTTTACAACACACTCTTTGACGAGAACGCAGCCAGCCACATCGCGCTCGGCCAGGCCTACGCCACCTGCCTGATCGAAGGCGAGCACATGGACGAGACGACCCTCGCCGCCAAGGGAGCCAACCACTCCCTCATCCACGTCGACTGGATGATCGGCTCCGCCCAGATGGACGTGGACGGCATCGCGCACGACGGCACCTCAGAGCCCCTGATGCGCCAGGGAGAGTGGGTCTGA
- the asd gene encoding aspartate-semialdehyde dehydrogenase, with product MERRKVGILGATGMVGQRFIQLLHNHPWFEIAWLAASDRSSGKRYEDACRWKLDTPLPANIAGMTLMPNTPEGTPATELPKIIFAALDSDVAYELEPRFAAAGCAVISNSSAFRMTSDVPLVIPEVNADHLALIEKQSWRKDSGGYIVTNPNCSAIGLVLALKPIHDRFGIEKVFVSTMQAVSGAGYPGVASLDILGNVVPFIKNEEEKMQEEVGKLLGTLSGDHVAMLDAPLSAHCNRVAVEDGHTECVSLKLRTPATYEQMLEAWAEFAPLRGIHEGHPLPSAPDQPVEYVDQVDRPQPRLDRMRGKGMASTVGRLRPCSLFDWKFVVLSHNTIRGAAGAALLNAEILAMLDKLPGGKARSQNVPVALKA from the coding sequence ATGGAACGGCGTAAGGTAGGCATTCTCGGCGCAACCGGCATGGTGGGACAGCGATTCATTCAGCTCCTGCACAATCACCCCTGGTTTGAGATCGCATGGCTCGCGGCATCGGACCGCAGCTCCGGCAAACGGTATGAAGACGCCTGCCGCTGGAAGCTGGACACGCCGCTCCCCGCGAACATCGCCGGCATGACCCTGATGCCCAACACGCCCGAAGGCACCCCCGCCACCGAGCTGCCCAAGATCATCTTCGCCGCCCTCGACTCCGACGTCGCATACGAGCTCGAGCCCAGGTTCGCCGCCGCAGGCTGTGCCGTCATCTCGAACTCCAGCGCCTTCCGCATGACCTCGGACGTCCCCCTCGTCATCCCGGAGGTCAACGCAGACCACCTCGCGTTGATCGAAAAGCAGTCCTGGCGCAAGGACTCAGGCGGATACATCGTCACCAATCCCAACTGCTCCGCCATCGGCCTGGTCCTCGCGCTCAAGCCCATCCACGACCGCTTCGGCATCGAGAAGGTCTTCGTCAGCACCATGCAGGCGGTCAGCGGAGCCGGTTATCCCGGCGTCGCCTCCCTCGATATCCTCGGCAACGTCGTCCCCTTCATCAAGAACGAAGAGGAGAAGATGCAGGAAGAGGTCGGCAAGCTCCTCGGCACTCTGAGCGGGGACCACGTCGCCATGCTCGACGCCCCCTTGAGCGCCCACTGCAACCGCGTAGCCGTAGAAGACGGCCACACCGAGTGCGTCTCCCTCAAGCTCCGCACCCCCGCCACATACGAGCAGATGCTCGAAGCCTGGGCTGAGTTCGCACCCCTGCGCGGCATCCACGAAGGCCACCCATTGCCTTCAGCCCCAGACCAGCCCGTCGAGTACGTCGACCAGGTAGACCGCCCCCAGCCCCGCCTGGACCGTATGCGCGGCAAGGGCATGGCCTCCACCGTAGGCCGGCTGCGCCCCTGCTCGCTGTTCGACTGGAAGTTCGTGGTCCTGTCCCACAACACCATTCGCGGCGCAGCCGGAGCCGCACTCCTGAACGCCGAAATCCTCGCCATGCTGGACAAGCTCCCTGGCGGAAAAGCCCGCAGTCAGAACGTCCCCGTAGCACTGAAGGCATAA
- a CDS encoding ribonuclease J, giving the protein MAQDKLRLIPLGGLGEFGMNCMALRWQDDIIVIDAGLMFPEEELLGVDIVVPDISYLTENRTKVKAIILTHGHEDHIGGLPWILSELNVPVYGTEFTLALAEGKLDEHRLLDDADLIEMIPGKKFSIGPFTIQPIHVTHSLVDCVAVAIHTPVGVVLHTGDFKVDLSPPDGKAFDLQAFADLGKNGGVLALLQDSTNVDRKGWTPSERAVRPRLDEIFGQTKKKLFFSCFSSSVTRIALAFDLAAKHGRKVAVIGRSMDNATEIAQDLGYLKVPQGLIINPGQMRDFAPEKLLVMISGTQGEPMSALSRAAVNNHKFAKIEAGDTVLMSSRVIPGNEKGIYRVIDHLERRDALVIHDDGTNGLIHVSGHGSQEELKLMINLVQPKFFIPVHGDYRHLKRHVELALSTGVPQKAILMEDGEILELTKDTAQKNGKVTTGRVCIDSGGTIDVVEDVVIRDRQHLSEDGIVIAIVAIDKRTGQSEGVPEIVMRGFAMDDAQLIGESRAIVKRTLEGSSAEERQDYGVIKEKIRGDLKRFIQKSTSRRPLIMPVIMEI; this is encoded by the coding sequence ATGGCACAAGATAAATTAAGACTGATACCTTTGGGCGGCCTTGGCGAGTTCGGTATGAACTGCATGGCCCTCCGCTGGCAGGATGACATCATCGTCATCGATGCCGGCCTGATGTTTCCTGAAGAAGAACTGCTCGGCGTGGACATCGTCGTGCCGGACATCTCCTACCTCACCGAGAACCGGACCAAAGTCAAAGCCATCATCCTGACCCACGGCCATGAAGACCACATCGGCGGCCTTCCCTGGATCCTCTCTGAGCTGAACGTCCCCGTCTACGGCACCGAATTCACTTTGGCGCTTGCTGAAGGCAAGCTCGACGAACACCGCCTCCTCGATGACGCAGACCTCATCGAGATGATCCCCGGCAAGAAGTTCTCGATCGGCCCCTTCACCATCCAGCCCATCCACGTCACCCACTCGCTGGTGGACTGCGTGGCCGTGGCCATCCACACCCCCGTCGGAGTCGTCCTCCACACCGGTGACTTCAAGGTCGATCTCTCCCCACCCGACGGCAAGGCCTTTGACCTCCAGGCTTTCGCGGACCTCGGCAAGAACGGCGGCGTCCTCGCACTCCTGCAGGACTCCACCAACGTCGATCGCAAGGGTTGGACCCCGTCCGAGCGCGCCGTACGTCCACGCCTTGACGAGATCTTCGGCCAGACCAAGAAGAAGCTCTTCTTCTCCTGCTTCTCATCGTCCGTCACGCGTATCGCCCTTGCCTTCGATCTCGCCGCCAAGCACGGCCGCAAGGTTGCCGTCATCGGCCGCTCCATGGACAACGCCACGGAGATCGCACAGGATCTCGGTTACCTCAAGGTTCCGCAGGGCCTCATCATCAACCCCGGCCAGATGCGCGACTTCGCGCCTGAAAAGCTCCTGGTCATGATCTCCGGCACCCAGGGCGAACCCATGTCCGCCCTCTCCCGTGCCGCGGTCAACAACCACAAGTTCGCCAAGATCGAAGCCGGCGACACCGTCCTCATGTCCAGCCGCGTCATCCCCGGCAACGAGAAGGGCATCTACCGCGTCATCGACCACCTTGAGCGCCGCGATGCCCTCGTCATCCATGACGACGGCACCAACGGCCTCATCCACGTCTCCGGACACGGCTCGCAGGAAGAGCTCAAGCTGATGATCAACCTCGTTCAGCCCAAGTTCTTCATCCCCGTCCACGGCGACTACCGTCACCTCAAGCGCCACGTAGAACTCGCTCTCTCCACCGGCGTCCCCCAGAAGGCCATCCTGATGGAAGACGGTGAGATCCTCGAGCTCACCAAGGACACCGCGCAGAAGAACGGCAAGGTCACCACCGGCCGCGTCTGCATCGACTCCGGCGGCACCATCGACGTCGTCGAAGACGTCGTCATCCGCGACCGCCAGCACCTGTCCGAAGACGGCATCGTCATCGCCATCGTCGCCATCGACAAGCGCACCGGCCAGTCCGAGGGCGTACCTGAGATCGTCATGCGCGGCTTCGCCATGGACGACGCTCAGCTCATCGGCGAGTCACGCGCCATCGTCAAGCGCACCCTCGAAGGTTCCAGCGCTGAGGAGCGTCAGGACTACGGCGTCATCAAGGAGAAGATCCGCGGTGACCTCAAGCGCTTCATCCAGAAGAGCACCAGCCGCCGTCCTCTCATCATGCCCGTCATCATGGAGATCTGA
- a CDS encoding substrate-binding domain-containing protein, giving the protein MRNRLLALIPAATLLAVIGCQQNSRSDTYYLIAGNLKVPYWKTVNAGFAHAADVYGVTAQLRGPDGNDAKAEADEFHTAVSRHPAGILVSVQDAALMKPEIDAALQQGIPVITVDSDAPLSDRLFFIGTNNLQAGRLGGERLVQKLGGKGNIVFFSIPGQPNLDERLKGYLDVLNEHPQMKVVDTFDIKGDTGVAMDRASQLLGQTGAQKIDAFVCLDSASGKDVAEVLKRGNATDRTLIAMDVDPDTLNLIKSGDIEATVSQKPYTMGYAGLQALVDVHDRLPKPFQTNYQVNAFSPYPIFVDTGTSIVDRSNVDIYLANAAKVQIH; this is encoded by the coding sequence ATGCGCAATCGCCTTCTTGCCCTCATCCCCGCCGCCACCCTGCTCGCCGTCATCGGATGCCAGCAGAACTCCCGCTCGGACACCTACTACCTCATCGCCGGCAACCTCAAGGTGCCTTACTGGAAGACCGTGAACGCCGGCTTCGCACACGCGGCTGACGTCTACGGCGTCACCGCCCAGCTCCGCGGCCCGGACGGCAACGACGCCAAGGCCGAGGCCGATGAGTTCCATACCGCGGTCTCCCGCCATCCCGCCGGCATCCTCGTCTCCGTACAGGACGCGGCCTTGATGAAGCCGGAGATCGACGCCGCCCTTCAGCAGGGCATTCCCGTCATCACCGTGGACTCTGACGCCCCACTCAGCGATCGCCTCTTCTTCATCGGCACCAACAACCTGCAGGCCGGCCGGCTAGGCGGAGAACGCCTCGTTCAAAAGCTCGGCGGCAAAGGCAATATCGTCTTCTTCTCCATCCCCGGCCAGCCCAATCTGGACGAACGACTCAAAGGCTACCTCGACGTCCTCAACGAGCACCCGCAGATGAAAGTCGTCGATACCTTCGACATCAAGGGTGATACAGGCGTCGCCATGGACCGAGCCAGCCAGTTGCTCGGCCAAACAGGCGCACAGAAGATCGACGCCTTCGTCTGCCTCGACTCAGCCTCCGGCAAGGACGTAGCTGAAGTCCTCAAACGTGGCAACGCCACCGACCGAACCCTCATCGCCATGGACGTAGACCCCGATACCCTCAATCTCATCAAGTCCGGCGACATCGAAGCTACCGTCTCGCAAAAGCCGTACACCATGGGCTACGCCGGCCTCCAGGCCTTGGTAGACGTCCACGACCGCCTCCCCAAGCCCTTCCAGACCAACTACCAGGTCAACGCCTTCTCGCCTTATCCCATCTTCGTGGACACCGGCACCTCGATCGTCGACCGCTCGAACGTAGATATCTACCTGGCCAACGCAGCCAAGGTCCAGATCCATTGA
- the dapB gene encoding 4-hydroxy-tetrahydrodipicolinate reductase has translation MRVLVLGHGKTGKLVAQIAAEHGHSVHVLDAKENPNAQALTAPFVAGFDVVIDFTTPEAAIQNMRACLATGAKMVIGTTGWYDKLADMKSLAERREGSLLYGTNFSVGVQVMLKVAYEMGAALKDAGFKFSINETHHASKLDAPSGTALTLCETIQTSSGAVDVGITSSREGDETGIHILTAQSDSDRITLQHESFSRSGFAEGAVRAAEWLSTRKGTYDFRDIFDKM, from the coding sequence ATGCGCGTCTTAGTTTTAGGTCACGGTAAAACCGGCAAGCTCGTAGCGCAGATCGCCGCCGAGCACGGCCACAGCGTCCACGTCCTCGACGCCAAGGAAAACCCCAACGCCCAGGCCCTCACCGCGCCCTTCGTCGCAGGCTTTGACGTCGTCATCGACTTCACCACGCCCGAAGCCGCCATCCAGAACATGCGCGCCTGCCTCGCCACCGGCGCAAAGATGGTCATCGGCACCACCGGCTGGTATGACAAGCTCGCAGATATGAAGTCCCTCGCGGAACGTCGCGAAGGCAGCCTCCTCTACGGCACCAACTTCTCCGTCGGCGTCCAGGTGATGCTGAAGGTCGCCTACGAAATGGGCGCGGCCCTCAAGGACGCGGGCTTCAAGTTCTCCATCAATGAGACCCACCACGCCTCCAAGCTTGATGCACCCTCCGGCACAGCCTTGACCCTCTGCGAGACCATCCAGACCTCATCCGGTGCAGTCGACGTCGGCATCACCTCCAGCCGTGAAGGCGATGAGACCGGTATCCACATTCTCACCGCGCAAAGCGACTCAGACCGCATCACCCTGCAGCACGAATCTTTCTCCCGTAGCGGTTTTGCCGAGGGCGCAGTGCGCGCGGCGGAATGGCTCTCCACGCGCAAGGGAACGTATGATTTCCGCGATATCTTTGACAAGATGTAA
- the lysC gene encoding lysine-sensitive aspartokinase 3: MSIEGSQSTPVAVLQPRPKIVVMKFGGTSVEDAAAIKRTAAIVKGRRDMGHQPIVVVSAMARVTDQLLAAAAAAGRNDREAALSISFKLRERHLETASELVGRHIDEVAHQIHQNFDSLDDLLRGIAAVGELTPRTNDLVVSFGERLSSMIVAHTFEHRGLAGAHIDARTCIITDSHYGKAAPNEAAIEAALHQHLLPLVEAKAIPVLGGFIGSNAEGITTTLGRGGSDYTAALVGGGLHAGAIEIWTDVNGIMTTDPRIVPEALRVKTISFEEAAELAYFGAKVLHPATILPAVQKSIPVWVLNSRNAANEGTKITAVAARCASPFKSIAAKKRLTIIDIVASRMLMAHGFLKAVFDVFDKYSCAIDMVSTSEVSISLTVDSNEQLPAICAELGKIADVKYEGRKALICLVGEDIRGHNGIAGRVFTAVSHVNVRMISQGASEINMSFMIDEEDVEEAVRSLHKAFFTNPDETVFDVASQSVSV; encoded by the coding sequence ATGAGCATCGAAGGCAGTCAAAGCACCCCCGTCGCAGTCCTGCAGCCACGCCCCAAGATCGTCGTCATGAAGTTCGGCGGAACCTCGGTTGAGGACGCCGCCGCCATCAAGCGCACGGCCGCCATCGTCAAGGGCCGCCGCGATATGGGGCACCAGCCCATCGTAGTCGTCTCCGCCATGGCCCGGGTGACGGATCAACTCCTCGCCGCAGCCGCAGCAGCAGGCCGCAACGACCGTGAGGCAGCGCTCTCCATCTCCTTCAAGCTGCGTGAGCGGCATCTGGAGACCGCCAGCGAGCTCGTCGGACGCCACATCGATGAGGTCGCTCACCAGATCCATCAGAACTTCGATTCGCTTGACGATCTTCTGCGCGGCATCGCCGCCGTAGGTGAACTCACGCCGCGCACCAACGACCTCGTCGTCAGCTTCGGCGAACGCCTCTCCAGCATGATCGTCGCCCACACCTTCGAGCATCGCGGCCTCGCCGGCGCGCACATCGACGCCCGCACCTGCATCATCACCGACTCGCACTACGGCAAAGCCGCGCCCAACGAGGCCGCCATCGAAGCCGCACTCCACCAGCACCTGCTGCCGCTGGTCGAAGCGAAGGCCATTCCTGTACTCGGTGGCTTCATCGGCTCCAACGCCGAAGGCATCACCACCACCCTCGGCCGCGGCGGCTCAGACTACACCGCAGCCCTCGTCGGCGGTGGCCTCCACGCCGGCGCAATCGAGATCTGGACCGACGTCAACGGCATCATGACCACGGACCCGCGCATCGTCCCCGAGGCCCTGCGCGTCAAGACCATCAGCTTTGAAGAAGCAGCCGAGCTCGCCTACTTTGGCGCGAAGGTCCTGCACCCCGCCACCATCCTGCCCGCAGTCCAGAAGTCCATCCCCGTCTGGGTCCTGAACAGCCGTAACGCCGCCAACGAAGGCACCAAGATCACCGCCGTCGCCGCCCGCTGCGCATCCCCCTTCAAGTCCATCGCAGCCAAAAAGCGTCTCACCATCATCGATATCGTCGCCAGCCGCATGCTCATGGCGCACGGCTTCCTCAAGGCCGTTTTCGATGTCTTCGACAAGTACTCATGCGCCATCGACATGGTCTCGACCTCCGAGGTCTCCATCTCCCTCACCGTCGACTCCAACGAGCAACTCCCCGCGATCTGCGCGGAGCTCGGCAAGATCGCAGACGTCAAATACGAAGGCCGCAAAGCCCTCATCTGCCTGGTCGGCGAGGACATTCGTGGCCACAACGGCATCGCCGGCCGCGTCTTCACCGCCGTCAGCCACGTCAACGTGCGCATGATCTCGCAGGGTGCCAGTGAGATCAACATGAGCTTCATGATCGACGAGGAAGATGTAGAAGAGGCCGTCCGCTCGCTCCACAAAGCCTTCTTCACCAACCCAGACGAAACCGTCTTCGACGTCGCCTCCCAAAGTGTTTCCGTCTGA
- a CDS encoding 2,3,4,5-tetrahydropyridine-2,6-dicarboxylate N-succinyltransferase: MTDQNFSTLQQQIEHHFAQGPAAIGNPEALAAFATLREALESGALRSASPDPTSPIGWTVNAWVKRGILLGFRLGHLVSAEDGKFVDKNTYPAQIFTAEQGTRIVPGGSSVRAGAFLSKGVVMMPPAYVNVGAYVDEGTMIDSHALVGSCAQIGKRVHLSAAAQIGGVLEPVNASPVIIEDDALIGGNTGVYEGTIVRTRAVLAAGTVLTRGTPVYDLVTGEIHRATADTPLIIPAGAVVVPGSRAITSGKGKDWNLSVATPIIVKYRDEKTELSLALEDLLR; this comes from the coding sequence ATGACAGACCAAAACTTCTCCACCCTCCAGCAGCAGATCGAGCACCACTTCGCCCAGGGACCAGCCGCCATCGGCAACCCCGAGGCCCTCGCCGCCTTCGCCACCCTCCGCGAAGCCCTGGAATCCGGCGCACTGCGCTCCGCCTCGCCCGACCCCACATCCCCCATCGGCTGGACCGTCAACGCCTGGGTCAAGCGCGGCATTCTCCTCGGCTTCCGTCTCGGCCACCTCGTCTCCGCGGAGGACGGAAAGTTCGTCGATAAAAACACCTATCCCGCCCAGATCTTCACGGCGGAGCAAGGCACCCGCATCGTCCCCGGCGGCTCCAGCGTCCGAGCCGGAGCCTTCCTCTCCAAGGGCGTCGTCATGATGCCTCCCGCCTACGTCAACGTCGGCGCGTACGTCGATGAAGGCACCATGATCGACTCCCACGCCCTCGTAGGCTCATGCGCCCAGATCGGCAAGCGCGTTCACCTCAGTGCCGCAGCCCAGATTGGCGGCGTCCTGGAGCCCGTCAACGCCTCCCCCGTCATCATTGAGGACGACGCCCTCATCGGCGGCAACACCGGCGTCTACGAAGGCACCATTGTCCGCACCCGCGCCGTCCTGGCCGCCGGAACCGTCCTCACCCGCGGCACCCCGGTCTACGACCTCGTCACCGGCGAGATCCACCGCGCCACCGCAGACACCCCCCTCATCATCCCCGCCGGAGCCGTCGTCGTTCCCGGCTCCCGAGCCATCACCTCCGGCAAGGGCAAGGACTGGAATCTCTCCGTCGCCACCCCCATCATCGTCAAGTATCGCGATGAAAAGACTGAGCTTTCGCTCGCCCTGGAAGACCTTCTCCGCTAA
- a CDS encoding alpha/beta hydrolase family protein, with protein MPRLPKPRRLRSRRPALARLTENLRRSRTFVGETRTRVTERIRRQRLLFTAILTAGLIVFALAIWPFTKDHLEAISVLQQVSQKPVPALIADLVSHPVTTQDLTLDTESGKVRARLYMPANNPNAPALIVLHGVHHLGIDEPRLEGFASAMASTGLRVLTPELPDIKDYHVDSTSIKTIGESTQWFAHKTGAPVGVMGLSFSGGLALLAAADPLYKKDFKFVFAVGSQDSMNRVAQYYRTNQDERPNGSTELLPAHEYGPLVLEYEYVEDFVPRQDIARIRAVLRAHLYEDKPAEATASLKLDERQKAEALDLMDAASPHTRSLIAAAAARHANELNGLSPGGHLRTLMTPVYLLHGQADNIIPSAETLWMASELPTITLQAMLVSPVISHLDMGTNPTLADQWHLIHFFALIMHAAETPTGRTPWL; from the coding sequence ATGCCCCGGCTCCCGAAACCTCGCAGACTCCGCTCCCGCCGCCCCGCACTCGCCCGCCTCACTGAAAACCTCCGCCGCTCCCGCACCTTCGTCGGAGAAACCCGCACCCGCGTCACCGAACGCATCCGCCGCCAGCGCCTGCTCTTTACGGCGATCCTGACCGCCGGCCTGATCGTCTTCGCCCTAGCCATCTGGCCCTTCACCAAGGACCATCTCGAAGCAATCTCCGTCCTCCAGCAGGTCTCCCAGAAGCCCGTCCCCGCCCTCATCGCCGACCTCGTCAGCCATCCCGTCACTACCCAGGACCTCACGCTCGACACCGAATCCGGCAAGGTCCGCGCCCGCCTCTACATGCCGGCCAACAACCCCAACGCCCCCGCCCTCATCGTCCTCCACGGCGTCCACCATCTCGGCATAGACGAGCCTCGCCTCGAAGGCTTTGCCTCCGCCATGGCCTCCACAGGCCTCCGCGTCCTCACGCCCGAGCTACCGGACATCAAGGACTACCACGTCGATTCCACCTCCATCAAAACCATCGGCGAATCCACCCAGTGGTTCGCCCACAAGACCGGCGCGCCCGTCGGCGTCATGGGCCTCAGCTTCTCCGGCGGCCTCGCCCTCCTCGCAGCCGCAGACCCCCTCTACAAAAAGGACTTCAAGTTCGTCTTCGCGGTAGGCTCGCAGGACTCCATGAACCGCGTCGCCCAGTACTACCGCACCAACCAGGACGAGCGCCCCAACGGCTCAACCGAGCTCCTTCCCGCGCACGAATACGGCCCGTTAGTTCTGGAGTACGAGTATGTCGAAGACTTCGTCCCCCGTCAGGACATCGCCCGCATCCGCGCCGTCCTCCGCGCCCACCTCTATGAGGACAAGCCCGCCGAAGCCACCGCATCTCTCAAGCTCGACGAACGCCAGAAGGCCGAAGCCCTCGACCTCATGGACGCCGCCTCCCCGCACACCCGATCCCTCATCGCCGCAGCCGCCGCCAGGCACGCCAACGAGCTCAACGGCCTCTCCCCCGGCGGCCATCTCCGCACCCTCATGACTCCCGTCTACCTCCTCCACGGCCAGGCGGACAACATCATCCCCTCCGCAGAAACCCTATGGATGGCCTCCGAGCTCCCCACCATCACCCTCCAGGCCATGCTCGTCAGCCCCGTCATCTCCCACCTGGACATGGGCACCAACCCCACCCTCGCGGACCAGTGGCACCTCATCCATTTCTTCGCCCTCATCATGCATGCCGCTGAAACTCCCACCGGCCGCACTCCCTGGCTATAG
- the dapA gene encoding 4-hydroxy-tetrahydrodipicolinate synthase, producing the protein MELFGCGTALVTPFRPDGSVDEHALHAHVDWQIQNGVELLIPCGTTGEAATLSDAETQRVIEVTIAAAAGRAPIFAGCTHNSTHTAVQRVSRLSRIPGLTGILTANPYYNRPSQEGQYQHFRAIAESTDLPILLYNIPGRTGANLDPATILRLAEIANVIGVKESSGNLTQITELLTQAPRDFRVFAGDDGLALPVLALGGAGLISVASNVIPAETSDMIRAAIRNDWAGARRINRKIFRLMQALFVEPSPAPVKAVLALLGRSPDHLRLPMVPVTPATRHKLELLIGELGLLTKAPAGYVENLRAF; encoded by the coding sequence ATGGAACTCTTTGGTTGTGGCACCGCCCTCGTAACCCCCTTTCGCCCTGACGGCTCCGTCGACGAACACGCCCTTCACGCGCACGTCGACTGGCAGATCCAGAACGGCGTCGAACTCCTCATCCCCTGCGGCACTACAGGTGAAGCCGCCACCCTCTCCGACGCCGAAACCCAGCGCGTCATCGAGGTCACCATCGCCGCCGCCGCAGGCCGTGCGCCCATCTTTGCCGGCTGCACCCACAACTCCACCCACACGGCCGTGCAGCGCGTCAGCCGCCTGTCGCGCATCCCCGGCCTCACCGGCATCCTCACCGCGAACCCGTACTACAACCGCCCCAGCCAGGAAGGCCAGTACCAGCACTTCCGCGCCATCGCAGAGTCCACGGATCTACCCATCCTCCTCTACAACATCCCAGGCCGCACCGGCGCGAACCTTGATCCGGCCACCATCCTCCGCCTGGCCGAGATCGCAAACGTCATTGGCGTCAAGGAATCCAGCGGCAACCTCACTCAGATCACCGAGCTCCTCACCCAGGCCCCACGCGACTTCCGCGTCTTCGCCGGCGACGACGGTCTCGCCCTGCCCGTCCTCGCCCTCGGCGGTGCCGGCCTCATCTCGGTCGCCTCCAACGTCATCCCCGCCGAGACCTCCGACATGATCCGCGCCGCCATCCGCAACGACTGGGCCGGCGCCCGCCGCATCAACCGCAAGATCTTCCGCCTGATGCAGGCGCTCTTCGTAGAACCAAGCCCCGCCCCGGTCAAGGCCGTTCTCGCCCTCCTGGGCCGCTCCCCAGACCATCTCCGTCTCCCCATGGTCCCCGTCACCCCCGCCACTCGCCACAAACTGGAACTCCTCATCGGCGAGCTAGGCCTCCTCACCAAAGCCCCCGCAGGCTACGTAGAAAACCTCCGCGCCTTCTAA